The Desmodus rotundus isolate HL8 chromosome 3, HLdesRot8A.1, whole genome shotgun sequence genome includes a region encoding these proteins:
- the ELFN2 gene encoding protein phosphatase 1 regulatory subunit 29 yields MLRLGLCAAALLCVCRPGAVRADCWLIEGDKGYVWLAICSQNQPPYETIPQHINSTVHDLRLNENKLKAVFYSSLNRFGNLTDLNLTKNEISYIEDGAFLGQSSLQVLQLGYNKLSNLTEGMLRGMGRLQFLFVQHNLIEVVTPAAFSECPSLISIDLSSNRLSRLDGATFASLASLMVCELAGNPFNCECDLYGFLTWLVVFNNVTKNYDRLQCESPREFAGYPLLVPRPYHSLNAITVLQAKCRNGSLPSRLDSHPTPYSTDAQREPDENSGFNPDDILSVEPPASSTTDASAGPAIKLHHVTFTSATLVVIIPHPYSKMYVLVQYNNSYFSDVMTLKNKKEIVTLDKLRAHTEYTFCVTSLRNSRRFNHTCLAFTTRDPVPGDLAPSTSTTTHYIMTILGCLFGMVIVLGAVYYCLRKRRMQEEKQKSVKVKKTILEMRYGAEVEAGSVVHAAQKLGEPPVLPVSRMSSIPSIIGEKLPTSKGLEAGLDTPKVATKGNYIEVRTGTGGDGLARPEDDLPDLENGQGSAAEISTIAKEVDKVNQIINNCIDALKLDSASFLGGGSGGGDPELAFECQSLPAATAASPAAAPGALERPSFLSPPYKESSHHPLQRQLSADAAVARKTCSVSSSGSIKSAKVFSLDVPDHPASAGLAKGDSKYIEKGSPLNSPLDRLPLVPAGSGGGGGGGGGSGGGVHHLEVKPAYHCSEHRHSFPALYYEEGADSLSQRVSFLKPLTRSKRDSTYSQLSPRHYYSGYSSSPEYSSESTHKIWERFRPYKKHHREEVYMAAGHALRKKVQFAKDEDLHDILDYWKGVSAQQKL; encoded by the coding sequence ATGCTGCGCCTGGGGCTGTGCGCGGCTGCGCTGCTATGCGTGTGCCGGCCAGGCGCGGTGCGCGCCGACTGCTGGCTCATCGAGGGCGACAAGGGGTATGTGTGGCTGGCCATCTGCAGCCAGAACCAGCCGCCCTATGAGACCATCCCGCAGCACATCAACAGCACCGTGCACGACCTGCGGCTCAACGAGAACAAGCTCAAGGCCGTGTTCTACTCCTCGCTCAACCGCTTCGGGAACCTCACCGACCTCAACCTCACCAAGAACGAGATCTCCTACATCGAGGACGGCGCCTTCCTGGGCCAGTCGAGCCTGCAGGTGCTGCAGCTGGGCTACAACAAGCTCAGCAACCTGACCGAGGGCATGCTGCGCGGCATGGGCCGCCTGCAGTTCCTCTTCGTGCAGCACAACCTCATCGAGGTGGTGACGCCCGCCGCCTTCTCCGAGTGCCCGAGCCTCATCAGCATTGACCTGTCCTCCAACCGCCTCAGCCGCTTGGACGGCGCCACCTTCGCCAGCCTGGCCAGCCTCATGGTGTGCGAGCTGGCCGGCAACCCCTTCAACTGCGAGTGCGACCTCTATGGCTTCCTCACCTGGCTCGTGGTCTTCAACAACGTCACCAAGAACTACGACCGCTTGCAGTGTGAGTCGCCCCGTGAGTTTGCCGGCTACCCGCTGCTGGTGCCCCGGCCCTACCACAGCCTCAATGCCATCACCGTGCTCCAGGCCAAGTGCCGCAATGGCTCGCTGCCCTCCCGGCTCGACAGCCACCCCACGCCCTACTCTACTGACGCCCAGCGGGAGCCGGACGAGAACTCGGGCTTCAACCCCGATGACATCCTTTCGGTGGAGCCGCCGGCCTCATCCACCACGGATGCGTCCGCAGGGCCTGCCATCAAGCTGCACCACGTCACTTTCACCTCGGCCACCCTGGTGGTCATCATCCCGCACCCCTACAGCAAGATGTACGTCCTGGTCCAGTACAACAACAGCTACTTCTCCGACGTCATGACGCTCAAGAACAAGAAGGAGATCGTCACCCTGGACAAGCTGCGGGCGCACACCGAGTACACCTTCTGCGTGACCTCGCTGCGGAACAGCCGCCGCTTCAACCACACCtgcctggccttcaccacacggGACCCAGTCCCCGGCGACCTGGCGCCCAGCACCTCCACCACCACGCACTACATTATGACCATCCTGGGCTGCCTCTTCGGCATGGTCATCGTGCTGGGCGCCGTGTACTACTGCCTCCGCAAGCGGCGCATGCAGgaggagaagcagaagtctgTCAAGGTCAAGAAAACCATCCTGGAGATGCGCTACGGTGCCGAAGTGGAGGCCGGCTCTGTCGTTCACGCCGCCCAGAAGCTGGGCGAGCCCCCAGTGCTGCCCGTGTCCCGCATGTCCTCCATCCCCTCCATCATCGGGGAGAAGCTGCCCACCTCCAAGGGGCTGGAGGCCGGGCTGGATACACCCAAGGTAGCCACCAAGGGCAACTATATTGAGGTGCGCACGGGCacaggcggggacggcctggcccgGCCCGAGGATGACCTCCCGGACCTGGAGAATGGCCAGGGCTCGGCCGCTGAGATCTCCACCATCGCCAAGGAGGTGGACAAGGTCAACCAGATCATTAACAATTGCATCGATGCCCTCAAGCTGGACTCGGCCTCTTTCCTGGGGGGTGGCAGCGGTGGCGGGGACCCTGAGCTGGCCTTTGAGTGCCAGTCCCTCCCTGCAGCCACAGCAGCCTCCCCGGCAGCTGCCCCTGGGGCGCTGGAGCGTCCCAGCTTCCTTTCACCCCCCTACAAAGAGAGCTCCCACCACCCCCTACAGCGCCAGCTGAGTGCCGATGCTGCCGTGGCCCGGAAGACCTGCAGTGTCTCGTCCAGCGGCTCCATCAAGAGCGCCAAGGTCTTCAGCCTGGACGTGCCCGACCACCCAGCCTCCGCGGGGCTGGCCAAGGGTGACTCCAAGTACATCGAGAAGGGCAGCCCCCTCAACAGCCCCCTGGACCGGCTGCCGCTGGTGCCTGCGGGCAGCGGCGGGGGtggcgggggcggcgggggcagtgggggtggcgTCCACCACCTGGAGGTGAAGCCCGCCTACCACTGCAGCGAGCACCGGCACAGCTTCCCAGCCCTGTACTACGAGGAGGGCGCCGACAGCTTGAGCCAGCGCGTGTCCTTCCTCAAGCCGCTGACCCGCTCCAAGCGGGACTCCACCTACTCGCAGCTCTCCCCCAGACACTACTACTCAGGGTACTCCTCCAGCCCTGAGTACTCCTCGGAGAGCACGCACAAGATCTGGGAGCGCTTCCGGCCCTACAAGAAGCACCACCGGGAGGAGGTGTACATGGCCGCGGGCCACGCCCTGCGCAAGAAGGTCCAATTCGCCAAGGACGAGGACCTTCACGACATCCTCGATTACTGGAAGGGGGTCTCGGCCCAGCAGAAGCTGTGA